In Candidatus Kaelpia aquatica, the DNA window AGAGACTCTTTTAGACCTCAGAAGGACTGAACCTCTATTTGAAAAACTCCAAGGAATACCTTGACTATAACCTACAGGAATAATTCCTATTTTCATATCCGACGAAGCTTTATAGGTACAGCAATACCCTATAGAATTGCCTTTTTTTACAGTCTTTATCTCTATGAGACGAGTTTTAAAGCTCATAGCTTGGGCTATCTTAATTCTGCTTTTTACTCCTGAATCAGGATATACCCCATAAAGAATCAGACCTGGCCTTACAAGATCATACCAGAGAGAAGGCATGCGTAAAGTTGTAGAGCTATTGGCCAGATGAGACACAAAACTATAACCATGCTCCTTAAGAAGATCTCTTGAATGTTGAAATCTCTCTGCTTGTAACCTTGTAAAATCTATATCTTCAGCATGTGCAAAATGAGTAAAGCAGCCTTGGACATCAAGATGCTTAGACTTAAGAAGAGCCTTTAACAGGCTATCACTCTCCTCCCATCCTACGCCCAGCCTAGACATGCCCGTATCAATCTTGATATGCACTGGTATTTTAACACCCAGATGCCGAGCTTTTTCATCGAATAATTCCAAAAACTCAATACTATTAATGGCTGGCATGATACCTTCTTCAATTATAAAACTTATATCCTCATCCCCTAAAGGATTAGAGAGAAAGAGGATAGGCTTATCTATGCCGCACTCTTTAAGTTCAGATGCTTCGCTTAAACTGGATACCGCAAATATATCTATTAATTCCGATAAAGCCTCGGCAGTTTCTCTTATGCCATGCTCATAAGCATTACTCTTTACAACAGCAATAATTCCGACTTCTGACTTTAAAAATTTTCTTAAATTTGCAGCGTTAGACCTTATGGCATTTAAATCTATTTCCAACCAACATCTATTAGATATTCTATTTTTTAAATTTATCTGCATATCTTCTGCTATTTAATATATTATCTTCTTATCGTACACTCTTTAGGATAAATATAAAAAGGCTTTAAATCAAATATATTCTCCCTCTCCCCTTTATTCCAAT includes these proteins:
- the alr gene encoding alanine racemase gives rise to the protein MQINLKNRISNRCWLEIDLNAIRSNAANLRKFLKSEVGIIAVVKSNAYEHGIRETAEALSELIDIFAVSSLSEASELKECGIDKPILFLSNPLGDEDISFIIEEGIMPAINSIEFLELFDEKARHLGVKIPVHIKIDTGMSRLGVGWEESDSLLKALLKSKHLDVQGCFTHFAHAEDIDFTRLQAERFQHSRDLLKEHGYSFVSHLANSSTTLRMPSLWYDLVRPGLILYGVYPDSGVKSRIKIAQAMSFKTRLIEIKTVKKGNSIGYCCTYKASSDMKIGIIPVGYSQGIPWSFSNRGSVLLRSKRVSILGRVSMDQTMVDLRDIEDAQIGDEVVITGKQGTEEIRIEELAELSNTIPYEVLCGLGKVKDRVYL